A genomic segment from Neodiprion lecontei isolate iyNeoLeco1 chromosome 1, iyNeoLeco1.1, whole genome shotgun sequence encodes:
- the LOC107228192 gene encoding uncharacterized protein LOC107228192 — MASFRHFIAPMLVLIFIGSTTADELWVERSGGVLGGFTNLCAKEDPKNVSVSCHGVRIVRKVVQQFLEKSAAVPNLELSEGVQLIETSAPMLSRRARNMKNSGVVEEIVNFLEGRELRVKLPSLLPDNLETALKESLPNANQGRKKGDGFGGGKGGGGGVMMMALMMGKMMGALGLGALGLLAMKALMVSGLALMLSLIVAAKKLAGGHDDGGGHHVIYAQESHGHGHRRSLDDTDFGDLPYRGYSIDYAVKNS, encoded by the exons atggcaagtTTCCGACATTTTATCGCCCCGATGCTTGTCCTCATCTTCATCGGGTCTACGACGGCCGATGAACTTTGGGTGGAGCGTTCGGGTGGAGTGTTAGGAGGTTTCACCAACTTGTGCGCAAAGGAGGATCCAAAAAACGTATCCGTGTCGTGCCACGGGGTTCGAATTGTGCGAAAAGTGGTTCAACAGTTCCTCGAGAAGTCAGCGGCGGTTCCAAATCTTGAGCTATCCGAGGGTGTTCAATTGATTGAGACCTCAGCTCCAATGTTATCTCGGAGGGCGAGAAACATGAAGAACTCTGGAGTAGTTGAGGAGATCGTCAACTTTTTGGAAGGACGTGAGCTGAGGGTGAAACTGCCAAGTCTTCTTCCGGACAATCTCGAAACGGCTCTGAAGGAGTCGCTACCAAACGCTAATCAAG GTCGGAAAAAAGGCGATGGCTTTGGCGGCGGTAAAGGAGGTGGCGGAGGCGTCATGATGATGGCACTGATGATGG GAAAGATGATGGGTGCCCTGGGGCTAGGAGCTTTGGGTCTATTGGCGATGAAGGCGTTAATGGTTTCCGGTCTTGCCTTGATGTTGTCCCTGATCGTGGCAGCGAAGAAGCTGGCCGGAGGTCATGACGACGGTGGTGGTCACCACGTGATCTACGCTCAGGAGAGCCACGGTCATGGCCACAGACGATCGCTGGACGATACCGATTTTGGCGATCTACCATACCGGGGATACTCGATCGATTACGCGGTTAAAAACTCCTAG
- the LOC107228204 gene encoding uncharacterized protein LOC107228204 isoform X1: MAFRLSVSVVLTVVALLVSGQDATLRDSKASIESSVKIPKSINYQDKLEQNVIHNDQYFANHRAEETPSPEDSLDGASDHNDSDFHSLPWKPSKFDRDVSDLILTDVKSLHESEATRLGAERQKEKSNIMEKSELGGTETIGLSDDLRNSLRRTDSYLGKEETTVQDKSDKNNQRCNKTLSIACLEADFGHLIEKMSNFEVYNVTDFIQIVRNPRSVETSDVRGNENSVVDKVSRYARQHVLKFKMPSDLSLARASRTFFGAFFQEKSSFLTGFGLGFLAFGLKKLMMPLFIGMQIVKSVLIAMFLPSIIGAIGKFVGKGVSTFSQVSQTPTNQPEESFEFKDNADIYNADYMNNQPIGTLPASAMYSHPSVLQSETQYMGIPGANQRISYGNALSDNYYSRNSMQGTTKRQDYKVFHEIPTSSLLLTNYDPFYSPLLSRLDAVFSRLGHSTEPCREYAICAMYRSPARYAPYSNLVSAQLSKELNELRKPTSDNPDVLRFFKYMKAAKDGQDGIECEEVYTECASRGSSSGQNQAMLATYQDINKLVQARKI; encoded by the exons ATGGCATTTCGACTAAGCGTGAGTGTTGTGCTGACAGTGGTAGCCCTTCTCGTGAGCGGCCAAGATGCGACCTTGCGCGATTCAAAGGCTTCAATAGAGAGCAGTGTGAAAATTCCAAAGAGCATTAATTACCAGGATAAACTGGAACAAAACGTAATTCACAATGATCAGTATTTTGCTAATCACAGAGCTGAGGAGACGCCGTCGCCAGAAGATTCTCTTGATGGTGCTTCAGATCACAACGACTCAGATTTTCATTCCTTACCGTGGAAGCCTTCGAAGTTTGACAGAGATGTATCGGATCTTATTCTTACCGATGTCAAGTCACTGCATGAAAGTGAGGCCACGAGGCTGGGAGCTGAACGTCAGAAGGAGAAGAGCAACATTATGGAAAAAAGTGAATTGGGTGGAACAGAAACGATCGGTTTATCTGATGATCTTCGGAATTCCCTCCGACGGACGGACAGTTATTTAGGCAAAGAAGAGACAACGGTTCAGGATAAAAGTGACAAAAATAATCAACGCTGCAATAAGACGCTATCAATAGCTTGCCTAGAGGCGGACTTTGGACACTTGATTGAGAAGATGTCCAACTTTGAAGTTTACAACGTCACAGATTTCATTCAGATCGTAAGAAATCCGAGGTCCGTCGAGACGAGTGATGTCCGTGGCAATGAAAACTCGGTCGTCGACAAGGTTTCACGGTATGCCAGGCAGCATgtgttgaaattcaaaatgccgTCCGACCTGTCGTTAGCAAGAGCTTCGCGAACATTTTTTGGTG CTTTTTTTCAGGAAAAGAGTTCGTTTTTAACAGGGTTCGGGCTTGGTTTTTTAGCATTTGGCCTCAAAAAGCTCATGATGCCGCTATTCATTGGGATGCAGATCGTTAAGAGCGTTCTCATCGCAATGTTTTTACCCAGCATCATTGGAGCGATCGGCAAGTTCGTCGGCAAAG GCGTGTCAACCTTCTCGCAGGTATCACAGACACCCACAAATCAACCAGAAGAGAGCTTCGAGTTCAAGGATAATGCGGACATCTACAATGCTGACTACATGAACAATCAGCCGATAGGAACATTGCCAGCATCGGCGATGTACAGTCATCCGAGTGTGCTGCAGAGCGAGACCCAGTACATGGGTATTCCCGGAGCAAATCAAAGAATATCGTATGGCAACGCTTTGTCGGATAATTACTACTCAAGGAATTCAATGCAGGGGACTACCAAGCGGCAAGATTACAAG GTTTTCCACGAGATTCCCACAAGTTCTCTTCTACTGACAAACTACGATCCATTTTATTCACCGCTTCTGTCAAGACTGGATGCTGTCTTCAGTAGATTGGGGCATTCTACCGAACCGTGCAGGGAGTACGCGATTTGTGCGATGTACAGAAGTCCGGCACGATACGCGCCGTACTCAAACCTCGTTTCAGCCCAGCTCTCGAAGGAATTGAACGAGCTGCGGAAACCGACATCAGACAACCCGGATGTCTTGAGGTTCTTCAAATACATGAAAGCGGCAAAAGACGGCCAGGATGGAATTGAGTGCGAAGAAGTTTACACGGAATGCGCAAGCCGAGGAAGTTCTTCGGGACAAAATCAAGCGATGCTTGCCACGTATCAGGATATAAACAAGCTAGTCCAAGCTCGAAAAATATAA
- the LOC124296613 gene encoding uncharacterized protein LOC124296613, with protein sequence MARVTYCTPTRSYDTLSNIFDLNSVERLSVKLLENIKKSRVLRFNDFVSIGTIRSHTEKRTRGDASFLDIFENVVNTKSLNLDLGLVSLKLFRDAGVFNVDLKLDPQGSRGEKEDGQMLPLLLIGLKTTMFIIGVVSFVGLLTLKAFIVSKTAILIAVILGLKKLFGGHEKVAYETVYDHHAVIPDHHQYFDHHYEPEVFKGHPEMPDQKLVGIYNLLNDETQIFQESQDVPKYEFLAHEPDTLQGQDPNGLFDDGLKEYKLESHQKRRSWSDIGKRKPFSLVIGSPHYEPLVLSNKKIAEGKNLQS encoded by the exons atGGCCAGAGTCACTTACTGCACTCCTACGCGATCATACGATACTCTCAGTAATATCTTCGACCTTAACAGTGTCGAAAGATTGTCTGTTAAGCTACTTGAGAACATTAAAAAGTCTAGAGTGTTACGGTTCAATGACTTTGTAAGTATAGGTACGATTCGTAGCCACACGGAAAAACGAACGCGAGGAGATGCAAGCTTTTTAGATATATTTGAAAACGTTGTGAACACAAAATCGCTAAACCTAGACCTTGGTCTCGTAAGCCTCAAGCTGTTCCGAGATGCTGGTGTATTTAACGTCGACTTAAAACTCGACCCACAAGGCTCCAGAG GCGAGAAGGAAGATGGTCAAATGTTACCTCTACTATTGATTGGATTGAAAACGACAATGTTTATTATTGGGGTGGTATCATTCGTTGGATTACTGACGCTTAAAGCGTTCATTGTGTCAAAAACCGCAATACTGATAGCGGTTATCTTGGGTTTGAAGAAGCTCTTTGGCGGTCATGAAAAAGTAGCATATGAGACGGTTTACGATCATCACGCCGTTATCCCAGATCACCACCAATACTTCGATCATCATTATGAGCCAGAAGTTTTCAAAGGCCATCCAGAAATGCCTGATCAAAAATTAGTTGGCATCTACAATCTGCTAAACGATGAAACGCAGATTTTTCAGGAAAGCCAGGACGTCCCAAAGTACGAATTTTTAGCACATGAACCCGACACGCTCCAGGGCCAAGACCCCAATGGACTGTTTGACGATGGTCTAAAAGAGTACAAGCTCGAAAGTCATCAGAAAAGGAGAA GCTGGAGTGACATCGGAAAACGAAAACCATTTAGCCTTGTGATTGGCAGTCCTCATTACGAACCGCTAGTCCtcagtaataaaaaaatcgcagAAGGGAAGAATTTGCAATCATag
- the LOC107228190 gene encoding uncharacterized protein LOC107228190, producing the protein MMKPRLLLLVSCAVAVSYGQSSGRVSFGDSDSQPRQSQDGPQFQQFQTQGPAGPPVFPQGRPNGTRQGKDLLDWIGLGAGPNVDPFLARTNTACLNGDLAECFKSRALNSLSEFFDQQEYNLNGNVRVVRMSRDVVREVSRQPYEFSSAPRSEESEWDQLVKFAARKAEKFVKTVAFEVEIPSEAVGENEVYAPRFLDEIADEIDTIENKKDTHFSRIRLKKLLIPMLIILKLFKLKLLLFLPLILGLASFKKFLGFIAIVIPGLIGFFKLCKPQVQNYHPPVYSQSGVGFPYYKENANNYNHNDYHENDYHGHQGGPPVSFGQDLAYQGYNGEYGK; encoded by the exons ATGATGAAGCCACGATTATTACTGTTGGTAAGCTGTGCCGTGGCGGTTTCCTACGGACAGTCGAGCGGGAGGGTCAGCTTTGGAGATTCAGATTCCCAGCCTCGACAGAGTCAGGATG GACCGCAATTCCAGCAGTTTCAAACTCAGGGCCCTGCAGGTCCTCCCGTATTTCCGCAAGGGCGTCCAAATGGAACGCGACAGGGTAAGGATCTCTTGGACTGGATAGGCCTGGGCGCAGGGCCGAACGTGGATCCATTTCTGGCTAGGACCAACACTGCTTGTCTGAATGGTGATCTCGCCGAATGTTTCAAGTCCAGAGCGCTGAATTCTTTGTCAGAGTTCTTTGACCAGCAAGAATATAACCTGAACGGCAACGTCAGGGTCGTTAGGATGTCGAGGGACGTTGTACGCGAGGTTAGCCGTCAACCGTACGAGTTCTCCAGTGCTCCCAG GAGTGAAGAGAGTGAGTGGGATCAACTGGTGAAATTTGCTGCCAGAAAGGCCGAGAAGTTCGTGAAGACCGTTGCGTTCGAGGTTGAAATACCAAGTGAAGCTGTTGGAGAGAACGAGGTATATGCACCCAGGTTCTTGGACGAGATTGCTGATGAGATTGACACAATTGAAAACAAGAAGGACACTCATTTCT CTCGAATCCGGCTAAAGAAGTTGTTGATTCCCATGCTGATCATCTTAAAGTTGTTCAAATTAAAGTTACTGCTCTTCTTACCTTTGATTCTGGGCTTGGCCTCGTTTAAGAAGTTTTTGGGCTTCATAGCGATTGTTATACCAGGCCTAATAGGATTTTTCAAGCTCTGCAAACCTCAGGTGCAAAACTATCACCCTCCAGTGTATAGCCAAAGTGGCGTGGGATTTCCGTATTACAAAGAGAATGCCAATAACTACAATCACAATGATTATCATGAAAATGATTACCATGGCCATCAGGGAGGACCGCCAGTATCATTCGGTCAAGATCTCGCTTATCAAGGTTATAACGGAGAGTATGGTAAATAG
- the LOC107228204 gene encoding uncharacterized protein LOC107228204 isoform X2: MAFRLSVSVVLTVVALLVSGQDATLRDSKASIESSVKIPKSINYQDKLEQNVIHNDQYFANHRAEETPSPEDSLDGASDHNDSDFHSLPWKPSKFDRDVSDLILTDVKSLHESEATRLGAERQKEKSNIMEKSELGGTETIGLSDDLRNSLRRTDSYLGKEETTVQDKSDKNNQRCNKTLSIACLEADFGHLIEKMSNFEVYNVTDFIQIVRNPRSVETSDVRGNENSVVDKVSRYARQHVLKFKMPSDLSLARASRTFFGAFGLKKLMMPLFIGMQIVKSVLIAMFLPSIIGAIGKFVGKGVSTFSQVSQTPTNQPEESFEFKDNADIYNADYMNNQPIGTLPASAMYSHPSVLQSETQYMGIPGANQRISYGNALSDNYYSRNSMQGTTKRQDYKVFHEIPTSSLLLTNYDPFYSPLLSRLDAVFSRLGHSTEPCREYAICAMYRSPARYAPYSNLVSAQLSKELNELRKPTSDNPDVLRFFKYMKAAKDGQDGIECEEVYTECASRGSSSGQNQAMLATYQDINKLVQARKI; this comes from the exons ATGGCATTTCGACTAAGCGTGAGTGTTGTGCTGACAGTGGTAGCCCTTCTCGTGAGCGGCCAAGATGCGACCTTGCGCGATTCAAAGGCTTCAATAGAGAGCAGTGTGAAAATTCCAAAGAGCATTAATTACCAGGATAAACTGGAACAAAACGTAATTCACAATGATCAGTATTTTGCTAATCACAGAGCTGAGGAGACGCCGTCGCCAGAAGATTCTCTTGATGGTGCTTCAGATCACAACGACTCAGATTTTCATTCCTTACCGTGGAAGCCTTCGAAGTTTGACAGAGATGTATCGGATCTTATTCTTACCGATGTCAAGTCACTGCATGAAAGTGAGGCCACGAGGCTGGGAGCTGAACGTCAGAAGGAGAAGAGCAACATTATGGAAAAAAGTGAATTGGGTGGAACAGAAACGATCGGTTTATCTGATGATCTTCGGAATTCCCTCCGACGGACGGACAGTTATTTAGGCAAAGAAGAGACAACGGTTCAGGATAAAAGTGACAAAAATAATCAACGCTGCAATAAGACGCTATCAATAGCTTGCCTAGAGGCGGACTTTGGACACTTGATTGAGAAGATGTCCAACTTTGAAGTTTACAACGTCACAGATTTCATTCAGATCGTAAGAAATCCGAGGTCCGTCGAGACGAGTGATGTCCGTGGCAATGAAAACTCGGTCGTCGACAAGGTTTCACGGTATGCCAGGCAGCATgtgttgaaattcaaaatgccgTCCGACCTGTCGTTAGCAAGAGCTTCGCGAACATTTTTTGGTG CATTTGGCCTCAAAAAGCTCATGATGCCGCTATTCATTGGGATGCAGATCGTTAAGAGCGTTCTCATCGCAATGTTTTTACCCAGCATCATTGGAGCGATCGGCAAGTTCGTCGGCAAAG GCGTGTCAACCTTCTCGCAGGTATCACAGACACCCACAAATCAACCAGAAGAGAGCTTCGAGTTCAAGGATAATGCGGACATCTACAATGCTGACTACATGAACAATCAGCCGATAGGAACATTGCCAGCATCGGCGATGTACAGTCATCCGAGTGTGCTGCAGAGCGAGACCCAGTACATGGGTATTCCCGGAGCAAATCAAAGAATATCGTATGGCAACGCTTTGTCGGATAATTACTACTCAAGGAATTCAATGCAGGGGACTACCAAGCGGCAAGATTACAAG GTTTTCCACGAGATTCCCACAAGTTCTCTTCTACTGACAAACTACGATCCATTTTATTCACCGCTTCTGTCAAGACTGGATGCTGTCTTCAGTAGATTGGGGCATTCTACCGAACCGTGCAGGGAGTACGCGATTTGTGCGATGTACAGAAGTCCGGCACGATACGCGCCGTACTCAAACCTCGTTTCAGCCCAGCTCTCGAAGGAATTGAACGAGCTGCGGAAACCGACATCAGACAACCCGGATGTCTTGAGGTTCTTCAAATACATGAAAGCGGCAAAAGACGGCCAGGATGGAATTGAGTGCGAAGAAGTTTACACGGAATGCGCAAGCCGAGGAAGTTCTTCGGGACAAAATCAAGCGATGCTTGCCACGTATCAGGATATAAACAAGCTAGTCCAAGCTCGAAAAATATAA
- the LOC107228195 gene encoding uncharacterized protein LOC107228195, translating to MKAALMFLTMVAMALANPVEKIEKVDIHQQQSVTMTDRAKYEEELLRKLNAKCSQNEVSSCVMLKLVTYMNKLLKKASIELTDDIEIRKTSQVTEEAMFTAARSNDEDSEVLDLITNKIYSFVKSRSIKWRILPEDDVVVSASEDETGSLNLGLSIEHSDKAVQDGRGKKNNMGPLLAAAALKIGLIGGLAFKGLALLVGKALLLSKIALLLASIIGLKKLFSQQKHVTYEVVAHPHHSSSHSYSSDHGHGDSYSSGWGRNLDVSPVAISSEGVSDAQDLAYSAHKN from the exons ATGAAGGCAGCTTTAATGTTTCTGACTATGGTGGCCATGGCATTGGCCAATCCGGTTGAAAAGATAGAGAAGGTCGACATTCACCAGCAGCAGTCGGTGACCATGACCGACAGGGCTAAGTATGAAGAAGAGCTTCTCCGTAAGTTGAACGCCAAGTGCTCTCAGAACGAAGTGAGCAGCTGCGTGATGCTGAAGTTGGTTACCTACATGAACAAGCTATTGAAAAAGGCCTCTATCGAATTGACTGACgatattgaaattcgaaaGACGAGCCAGGTAACGGAGGAGGCTATGTTTACCGCTGCCAGAAGCAACGATGAAGATTCGGAAGTCTTGGATCtcataacaaataaaatttactcgTTTGTCAAGTCGAGGAGTATCAAATGGCGAATACTTCCAGAAGATGACGTGGTTGTTTCCGCTTCCGAGGATGAAACAGGTTCATTGAATCTTGGATTATCCATCGAACACTCCGACAAAGCTGTCCAGGATG GtcgtgggaaaaaaaacaacatggGGCCTCTACTCGCTGCCGCAGCCCTCAAGATCGGTTTGATTGGTGGTCTGGCTTTTAAGGGTCTCGCCCTGCTCGTCGGCAAGGCCTTACTTCTGTCAAAGATCGCCCTGCTTCTTGCCAGTATAATCGGGTTGAAGAAACTCTTCTCCCAGCAGAAGCACGTCACCTATGAGGTAGTCGCACATCCGCACCACTCCTCGAGCCACTCCTACAGTTCTGACCATGGCCATGGGGATAGCTACTCTAGCGGATGGGGCAGGAACCTGGACGTCTCCCCTGTGGCCATTTCTTCGGAAGGAGTGAGCGACGCTCAAGACTTGGCTTACAGCGCCcacaaaaattaa